In a single window of the Drosophila albomicans strain 15112-1751.03 chromosome 3, ASM965048v2, whole genome shotgun sequence genome:
- the LOC117571441 gene encoding uncharacterized protein LOC117571441 isoform X2 encodes MWQQMDNSVMGGLMGRIFKGPTRAMKSMFGDLLPSTAGYAQNMMDFLPTETTRVKYIIRDPHTNKPMKIIKMRGSHKKLVKMLRPLPKPSVTEPTMLNYENRMRQLEKEQELIVEGKLPMTSDEALLDKYFKPQKSKPNSNEIVSGKIMEYQSWKPVYKSGEHPSSFVTMRPQPLTRLHTSIAASHENYGNHELLPKPEKLVSHRPHAEEHDEEEDDDFEQVEDENELPKHKGHQYEVTEHTGEASGELHALAPMESGFVPSHLYESPASNPSNPAPRPRSRYVHNPGSTSHTPTANTVITSTTTEAPNYPPGFLKKFREREQTKANNGKSRSKHQHHNHNHHQREQQIVYKESASDISPGYNVSFAMSSLRARLQEQQRQSKQEEQNAEMEAALVDAMNGDKWPTEVEASGSYLTSPIGPSAVAFEQPIRTPPRTEYKRQRKDVRQRGSIKFGDNPTHEDVM; translated from the coding sequence GATGGACTTTCTGCCCACGGAGACGACGCGTGTGAAGTACATAATACGCGATCCGCACACCAACAAGCCCATGAAGATAATCAAGATGCGTGGCTCGCACAAAAAGCTGGTTAAGATGTTGAGGCCGCTGCCGAAGCCATCAGTCACTGAGCCCACCATGCTGAACTATGAGAATCGCATGCGGCAGCTGGAGAAGGAGCAGGAGCTGATTGTGGAGGGCAAACTTCCGATGACCAGTGATGAGGCGCTTTTGGATAAATACTTTAAGCCGCAAAAGTCGAAGCCCAACAGCAATGAGATTGTCTCGGGCAAAATTATGGAATACCAAAGCTGGAAGCCCGTTTACAAGTCCGGCGAACATCCCAGCTCCTTTGTGACAATGCGTCCGCAGCCACTGACGAGATTGCACACAAGCATTGCCGCCAGCCATGAGAATTATGGCAATCATGAGTTGCTGCCGAAGCCCGAGAAACTGGTTTCGCATCGCCCCCATGCCGAGGAGcatgatgaggaggaggatgatGATTTCGAGCAGGTCGAGGATGAGAATGAACTGCCCAAGCACAAAGGACATCAGTATGAGGTAACCGAGCATACGGGTGAGGCGAGTGGCGAACTCCATGCCTTGGCGCCCATGGAGAGCGGCTTTGTGCCCTCGCATTTGTATGAGAGTCCTGCCAGCAATCCCAGTAATCCGGCGCCACGTCCGCGCAGTCGATATGTTCATAATCCTGGCTCAACCAGCCACACACCCACAGCAAACACGGTGATAACAAGCACAACCACCGAGGCGCCCAACTATCCGCCAGGCTTCCTCAAAAAGTTTCGGGAACGTGAGCAGACGAAAGCCAATAACGGCAAATCCCGATCAAAGCATCAgcatcacaatcacaatcaccaTCAAAGGGAGCAGCAGATCGTCTACAAAGAGTCCGCCTCGGACATCAGTCCGGGCTACAATGTCAGCTTTGCCATGAGCAGCCTGCGGGCACGCCTCCAGGAGCAGCAGCGTCAGAGTAAGCAGGAGGAGCAGAATGCCGAAATGGAGGCGGCACTCGTCGATGCCATGAACGGGGATAAATGGCCAACGGAGGTGGAGGCCAGCGGCAGTTACCTGACCAGCCCGATTGGACCCAGTGCTGTGGCCTTTGAGCAGCCAATAAGGACGCCGCCACGCACCGAGTACAAGAGACAGCGAAAGGATGTGAGACAACGGGGCTCCATTAAGTTTGGCGACAACCCCACTCATGAGGATGTGATGTAG